Part of the Geobacter pickeringii genome, GCGGGGATTGCCGCCTCCTCCGGCTCCGCTTGCAGCTCCGGCACCCTCAAGCTTTCGCCGGTTTTGGCCGCCATGGGGATTGCGCCCGAGGTCGCCCGGGGGTCGGTCCGCTTTTCGCTGGGGAGGGGAAACACGGAGGGGGAGATCGACCGGGTGCTGGAGGTGCTGCCGGGGATCGTGGCGCGGATGAGAAGGGGAGGAGATGGCTCTTAAGGATAAACAGCGCATCGTCGTCGCCATGAGCGGCGGCGTCGACTCGTCGGTCGCCGCGGCCCTCCTGAAGGAGGAAGGTCACGAGGTGATCGGCATCTCCATGCAGGTCTGGGACTACTCGAAGTTCACCGCACCCGACGGGGAGAAGTTCGGAACCTGCTGCTCCCTGGACGACATCTACGATGCCCGCCGGGTGGCGGAGCAGGTCGGGATCCCCTTCTATGTGGTGAATTTCGAGGAGGAGTTCCAGCGCCTCGTGATCGACGACTTCGTGGACGAGTATTTCCGCGGCCGCACCCCCAACCCGTGCGTCCGGTGCAACGAGCGGATCAAGTTCGCGCTCCTGCTGCACAAGGCGCGGGAGCTCGGCGCCGACTACCTCGCCACCGGGCACTACGCCCGAATCGAGGGGGGGGAGGATGGCCGGCTCCACCTCCTCCGGGGGCTCGATCCGGGGAAGGACCAGAGCTATTTCCTCTTCACCCTCACCCAGGAGCAGCTCGGCCGGATCCTCTTCCCGCTGGGGGGGATGACCAAGCCGGAGGTGCGGCAGCTGGCGGCCCGCTACGCCCTGCGGGTGGCGGAGAAGGGGGAGAGCCAGGAGATCTGCTTCGTCCCCGACAACGACTACGTCCGGTTTCTGGAGGAGGAGCGGGGTGCCGGCGAGATGGCCGGAGAGATCGTCGACCGTGCGGGGAACGTCCTCGGTCGCCACGAGGGGACCTACCGCTACACGGTGGGGCAGCGCCGGGGGCTCGGCATCGCCCATCCCCACCCCCTCTACGTCGTCGGGGTCGATGCGGCGCGGCGGCAGGTGATCGTCGGTCCCAAGGAAGAACTGCTGGCTGCGGGACTCACGGCCGCAAACGTGACCTGGATCGCTCCCCCCGCCGCAGAGACGGTGGAGGCGACGTGCAAGATCCGCTATCGCCACCACCCCGTCCCCTGCTTGGTGACGGTGCGTGAGGGGGGACGGGCGGAGGTCCGGTTCCGGGAGCCGGAGAAGTCGGTGACCCCGGGGCAGGCGGTGGTCTTCTACGCCGGCGACGAGGTGCTCGGCGGCGGCTGGATCGAGGAGAGGCGGTAGCGATGCAGCGTGTTGCCATAACCACCCTCGGGTGCAAGATAAACCAGTTCGAGTCGGCGGCCATCTCCGAGAGTCTCGACAAGGAGGGGTTCCGGATTGTCCCCTTCGGCGAGGAGGCCGACGTCTACGTCATCAACACCTGCACCGTCACGGCGAAGACCGATGCCGAGTCGCGCCGCCTCATCCGCCGGGCCCTGCGCGCCAATCCCGGGGCGCGGGTGGTGGTGACCGGCTGCTACGCCCAGGTCGCTCCCGGCGAGCTGAAGGAGTTGCCGGGGGTGTCGCTGGTGGTGGGAAACAGCGAGAAGAAGGGGCTTGCCGAGATCCTCAAGGGGGGGGTGCCGGCGGAGAAGGTGCTCGTCTCGGACATCTCCCGCGAGCGGAGCACCGAGGCGCTGCAGCTTGAGAGCTTTGCCGAGCATACCCGGGCGTTTCTCCAGGTGCAGAACGGCTGCGACGCCTTCTGCTCCTACTGCATCGTCCCCTATGCCCGCGGACGGAGCCGCAGCGTCCCCTTTCCGCAGGCGCTGGAGGGGATCAGGACCTTTGCCGCCAAGGGATTCCGGGAGGTGGTCCTCACCGGGATCCATCTGGGTGGATACGGCCTGGATCTGGATCCCCCCGCAACCCTTCTGACGCTTCTGGAGGCGGCGGAGGCGGAGCGGTGCGTGCAGCGCCTGCGGGTCGGCTCGGTGGAGCCCCAGGAGGTGACCGACGAGCTCATCGCCTTCCTGGCCCGGGCGGAGAGCGTCTGCCCCCATCTCCACATCCCGCTCCAGAGCGGCGACGACCGGGTCCTGGAGCGGATGGCGCGCCGCTACACCGCGGAATACTTCCGGCAGACGGTGGAGAAGCTCGTGGCAGCGCTCCCCGACATCTTCATCGGCTGTGACGTCATCGTCGGATTTCCCGGCGAGAGCGACGACGAGTTCCGCACCACCGTCCGGCTTCTGGAGGAGCTGCCGGTGACGGCGCTCCACGTCTTCCCCTATTCCCGCCGCGACGGTACCCCGGCGGCCCGCATGGCGGACCAGGTGGACCCCAGGACGATCCGTGCCCGGGGGGAGATTCTCCGAGCACTTTCGGAACGGAAAAAACGCGAATTCTTCGGGCGGTTCGTGGGGCGGGAGCTGCCGGTCCTTGTCCAGTACCGGGGGCGCAACGGGCTCCTGGTGGGGCTGTCGCGCAACTACATCCCCGTGACCTTTGCTGGGGACGAGGCGTGCGGCAACACCGAGATTACCGTGCGGATAACCGACGCGTCCGCCGAAGGGTGCCAAGGCATCATCATCCCCGGTTAGCCCCGCAGCAGCTCAGCCATCGATTGCGTGAGCTCGCCCCCCCGGTCGTCCAGCCCCCGGCGGGCCAGCCCCTTCGCCACCCCCCGGAAGGCGGTCTCCAGCAGGAATTTCTGGAAGAGGTTCATCAGGAGCGGTTCGCCTTCGTCGTCCCCGCCGGCGACGGCATCGAGGGCCCGGCGGCACGCTCCGGGGTTGGTGGAGGTCACCGCGCGGCAGGTGAGGGGACGGACCGGGTGGATCCGGCACCGTCCGCTCCGGTCGAGGAACGGGCAGGGGATATGGCGCCGGATCCGTTCGGCGTCGTCCATCCAGCGCACCATCCCGGCGGTCCCTTCGATTGCCGCCGCCAGCTCCTCCCGCTCCTCGGCGTCCATGGCCGTCCGCAGGTATGCGGCGATGGCGACCGCCTCGGGGAAGAGGACCGTCACGTTCACCACGCAGCACGTGGCGCATCCCGGCCCGCAGGCCATCAGGGTCCGCTCCGCCCCATCCAGCTCTCCCTCCAGGGCCGCCTCGACGAAAGCGACAACCCCCGCCATGACGGCCGCAATTTTCTGGGCATCTCCTCCCGTCCCCATCCCGCGGACGATCCGTCCGGTCACCTCGCTCTCGAACGCCGTGAAATCGAAGGAATCATGGGGCATCGCTCCCTCCCGCTGAAGAATCGTTCCTCAAGACTCTACCCGCATCGTGCGAAAAATCAACCTGATGGCGCGCTGCTGACCATCCCGACCATGCTGGTGCCTAACGATTCGGCACGGTTGTCGTGACTGGAGGGGGATGCCCGGAGGCAGCGGGCGCCCAAACGCCCGCCGGCAGGAGATGGACGGACGATGGGCGGAGAGATCTTCCCTTGGCACGCCTTATGAAGATGGAGGGTATGCCGGCCCGGACGCTTCAGGCGCCGGCGGAAAGCGAGGCTCACACCATGGCGACAGATCTCGTATCGTTGGAGGCCGCGGCCCGGGAGCTGGGAACCACCCCGCTCCGGCTCCTCATGCTCGTGAAACAGGGAATCCTTGCAGGGGAGATGGTCGAGGGGGAATGGTTCGTCCTCCGCCCCGCCATCGAGCGGTTTACGGCGGCGGGGGGAGACCGGCGGGCCGACCTGGCGTGCAAGGCGTCGTGCGGCAAATCTGCGTGCAGCTGTAGCTGATGTGCCGGCGTGCATCCCGCCGCCGATCTGCTATACTGCACCCCATGCCCCTCCATCCCCCTCGGTTCAAAGGACGCAAGGTCGCCCGCATCGCCCCCGGCGAGTATTTCGTCACGGCGGGAGATGTGGTCATTTCGACCCTTCTGGGGTCGTGCGTAGCCGCCTGCCTCTACGACCCGGAGGCCGGCGTGGCCGGCATGAATCACTTCATGCTGAGCAACCGCCGGTATGCCCGGGATATGCATTTCAGCATCACCGAGGCGGGGCGCTACGGCATCCACTCCATGGAGCTCCTCGTCAACTCCCTCATCCGCCACGGTGCCCGGCGGGAACGCCTCCGCGCCAAGGCCTTCGGCGGCGCCTCCATCCTGACCAACTCCCGTGAAGTGGGAAACTTCTCCTGCGTCGGGAGCGTCAACAGCGACTTCATCCGCGAGTTCCTCCGCACGGAGGGGATTCCCCTCGTCTCCGCCGATCTGGGGGGTGACCAGGGGCGGGTCATCTACTTCGACACCCGGGACCGCGCCGTTTTCGTTCGCAAGGTTCGCCACCGGCGAAGCCTCATCGTCGCCCGGCGCGACCAGGGGCTCTGGCACCAGGATCTCCAGGCCCACGAGCGGGAGACCCCCTCCGTGGATCTCTGGCTGCCGGAACAGGGGGCGCCGCGTCAGATCACCACGAAGGTGCCGTAGACCGGGTTCGATAACAGGCCGGTACGGTCGGTGAGGTAGAGCGTAAAGGTGTAGGTCCCCGGCAGGTACGCGATGTAGTCGATGGAGAACGAAATGGTCCCTGCCGCATAGCCGGCGAAGGAGCGAAGATCGGTCAGCGTCCGTGCCACCTCCTGTCCGCGGTTGTCGGCCACCACGATGGTCATGCTGTCCAGATCGGCGTGGGGGGCCGAGAAGTTGACCGCGCCGACCACGAAATGCCGGGCCGTGTCGAGCGAAAAACTCATGGAGTCGATGCCCGGCCCGGAAACGACCGGAACCACCACCGGCACCGTTGCCGATACCTGGACCTCGCTGCCGCATCCTGCCAGCATGATGGCGAACCCTACCAGTATTGCACCCATGATCCGTTTCATGATGTTCCTCCCCTCCTTCATTGATTGCCGCCTTTTCTGCCTTCCATGCTAGCAGGGGGAGCGGCGGCAAACCATCGACATCACGGTGCATGTCGCCCGATGTCGGGTCGTTATCCCTCCTCTCTCCCACGTGCCGGTAGGCAATGCGTCAGAAATATGCGATGATGGGGCACCACTCTTCGATCGCGAGGCGACGGACCATCATGATAAAACGCCAGACAACCATCAACAGGATATTCAAGCTGAGCGGCATCGGACTCCACACCGGCCGGGAGGTGACCCTCGAATTCCTCCCCCGGCGCGAGTTCGGCATCGCCTTCGTCCATAACGGTCGCACTATCCCGGCCCGCTATGATATGGTGGCCGACACCCGCCTCTCCACCCAGGTGGCCGCCGAGGGGGTCGCGGTAGCCACCATCGAGCACCTGATGGCCGCCTTCTACTATGCCGGCGTCACCAACTGCCTCGTCTACATCGATGGCCCCGAGGTGCCGATCATGGACGGTTCGGCCTGGGAGTTCTACCATGAGATCTGGCGGGCCGGACTCTACGAATTCCCCGAGCCCGGGGTCTACCTGAAGGTGCTCCGGCCGGTGGAGGCGCACTACAATGACGCCTGGGTGCGGGTAAAGCCGCTGAACACCCTCGACATCACCATGACCATCGAGTTCCGTCCCCCGGTTGGCAAACAGCGCAAGCGGGTCATGGACGTGGAGAACGCCGTCTCCATCATCAACTCCCGCACCTTTGTCCTCCATGAGGAGATCGAGGCGATCCGCAAGGCGGGGCTCGCCAAGGGGGGCTCCCTCGACAACGCCGTCGTCATCGGCGGCGACAGTATCGTCAACCCCCACGGCCTGCGGTACAAGAAAGAGCTCGTCAACCACAAGATCCTCGACCTCATCGGCGACCTTTACACCTGCGGCTACCGGATGCTCGGCAAGGTAGAGGCGTTCAAGACCGGCCACCATCTCAACAATCTGCTCTTGCGGGAGATCTTCTCCGATCCGGATAACTTTGCGATCTACTGAGGGAAGAGGGATCGGTCACCGCATTTGCGGCAACATCCAGCGGGATTCGGGTGCCCTGAACGGGAAAAATGGAAGAAGTGAAATGTTTTTTCAATTATTACGGCGTGTTATGGTTCGGGGAGACGCTGGCACGATTGCTGCTCATGTTTAGACAGAACGCAGTCATCACCAACCCGTAAAGGAGCTCACCATGAAAAGCATTCTGTCCGCCATCACCGCATCCCTTGTCGCCGTTGCCTTCGCCGCCGTTGCCTTCGCCGCTGAGCCGGCCACTGAAGCTGCTCCGGCCATGCCTGCCGGCCACCCGCCGGTGAAGGCCGAGAAGAAGCCGGCCGCCAAGAAGGTGAAGAAGGCCAAGAAGGCGAAGAAGACCGTGAAGAAGGAAGAGGCCAAGCCGGCCGAAGCCCCGGTCGCTCCCGCTGCCAAGTAAGCTCGTCTTTGACCGACGCAAAAAGAGCCGCACTCCCGAGAAGGGGTGCGGCTCTTTTTGTTTTCCGGGCCCCGAAAGAGCACGCGCGGCTCACATCCCGAGCACGAGGAGCGTCACGAGGGTGACGAGGGTGTAGAGGATATAGAGGTGCAACTGACCGTGCTGGAGCCTTCGGAGTGTGGCAAGTTTCCCGTTCGCCCGGCTCAGGAAGGGGAGGTAGAGGCATTCCAGTACCGCCTCCGGCACATGGCTCCGGAAGCGGGAGGGAAGGGGGAAGGGGTGCCGAATTTCGGGCCGCTCTCCGTGGGGACGGAGGATGCCGCCGAAGAGGCCGACCAGCATCGCGGCGAAGGACGAGGCGGTGTACTGCATCCGGGGGGTCGGGGCCCGGCAGCCGCATCCCCAGGTGG contains:
- the mnmA gene encoding tRNA 2-thiouridine(34) synthase MnmA; translated protein: MALKDKQRIVVAMSGGVDSSVAAALLKEEGHEVIGISMQVWDYSKFTAPDGEKFGTCCSLDDIYDARRVAEQVGIPFYVVNFEEEFQRLVIDDFVDEYFRGRTPNPCVRCNERIKFALLLHKARELGADYLATGHYARIEGGEDGRLHLLRGLDPGKDQSYFLFTLTQEQLGRILFPLGGMTKPEVRQLAARYALRVAEKGESQEICFVPDNDYVRFLEEERGAGEMAGEIVDRAGNVLGRHEGTYRYTVGQRRGLGIAHPHPLYVVGVDAARRQVIVGPKEELLAAGLTAANVTWIAPPAAETVEATCKIRYRHHPVPCLVTVREGGRAEVRFREPEKSVTPGQAVVFYAGDEVLGGGWIEERR
- the mtaB gene encoding tRNA (N(6)-L-threonylcarbamoyladenosine(37)-C(2))-methylthiotransferase MtaB codes for the protein MQRVAITTLGCKINQFESAAISESLDKEGFRIVPFGEEADVYVINTCTVTAKTDAESRRLIRRALRANPGARVVVTGCYAQVAPGELKELPGVSLVVGNSEKKGLAEILKGGVPAEKVLVSDISRERSTEALQLESFAEHTRAFLQVQNGCDAFCSYCIVPYARGRSRSVPFPQALEGIRTFAAKGFREVVLTGIHLGGYGLDLDPPATLLTLLEAAEAERCVQRLRVGSVEPQEVTDELIAFLARAESVCPHLHIPLQSGDDRVLERMARRYTAEYFRQTVEKLVAALPDIFIGCDVIVGFPGESDDEFRTTVRLLEELPVTALHVFPYSRRDGTPAARMADQVDPRTIRARGEILRALSERKKREFFGRFVGRELPVLVQYRGRNGLLVGLSRNYIPVTFAGDEACGNTEITVRITDASAEGCQGIIIPG
- a CDS encoding YkgJ family cysteine cluster protein encodes the protein MPHDSFDFTAFESEVTGRIVRGMGTGGDAQKIAAVMAGVVAFVEAALEGELDGAERTLMACGPGCATCCVVNVTVLFPEAVAIAAYLRTAMDAEEREELAAAIEGTAGMVRWMDDAERIRRHIPCPFLDRSGRCRIHPVRPLTCRAVTSTNPGACRRALDAVAGGDDEGEPLLMNLFQKFLLETAFRGVAKGLARRGLDDRGGELTQSMAELLRG
- a CDS encoding chemotaxis protein CheD; this translates as MPLHPPRFKGRKVARIAPGEYFVTAGDVVISTLLGSCVAACLYDPEAGVAGMNHFMLSNRRYARDMHFSITEAGRYGIHSMELLVNSLIRHGARRERLRAKAFGGASILTNSREVGNFSCVGSVNSDFIREFLRTEGIPLVSADLGGDQGRVIYFDTRDRAVFVRKVRHRRSLIVARRDQGLWHQDLQAHERETPSVDLWLPEQGAPRQITTKVP
- the lpxC gene encoding UDP-3-O-acyl-N-acetylglucosamine deacetylase, whose translation is MIKRQTTINRIFKLSGIGLHTGREVTLEFLPRREFGIAFVHNGRTIPARYDMVADTRLSTQVAAEGVAVATIEHLMAAFYYAGVTNCLVYIDGPEVPIMDGSAWEFYHEIWRAGLYEFPEPGVYLKVLRPVEAHYNDAWVRVKPLNTLDITMTIEFRPPVGKQRKRVMDVENAVSIINSRTFVLHEEIEAIRKAGLAKGGSLDNAVVIGGDSIVNPHGLRYKKELVNHKILDLIGDLYTCGYRMLGKVEAFKTGHHLNNLLLREIFSDPDNFAIY